GTTCCATACCTTTTTGACTCACAAATAGTTGGATCGCAATCAAAATATTTGTATCCGTCTGCCAACGGAATAGCTTATCCCCCTGCAATTTCTCCATAAATGTTCGAATAGAAGAAACTTCTTTTTCTCCATCTTCAAGCAATGCTAGTAGCCCAATAGCTGGATAGTGCATTTGTTTCACTTTTACTTTTTCTTGCTTAAATAAATTCCATATGTTTGTACATCGCGCCACTAACATATCTTCACGAATATCCTTCTTTAGAGAGAGAATATGACTTAAAAATTGAAGAGCATTTCCTTTGCGCAAACCAGATGTCGCCAGTTTCTGATAGAGGCGCTCCACCCGGTCCATAAGCGGTCCTATTTCTTCTTGTTGTCCTGCTAATAAAACTGCGAGCGGATAATCACTTGTACTTGTAAGGAAGAAGTGATCCTCTTTCATACGTTTATATACCTTCACGGAACGCTGAATACGTGCTTCATATTGCTCACGATCATCTGGCAAAAGCGTAGCTGCGGCTAAATAAGTAAAGATACTGCGGCTAAAACCACTAGCGATAAACCGTTCATATAAGTCTAAAAACTGCTGAAATGCCGTTTTATAATGCGTAAAGTGAATATCTAACGTTGCCGCAACTACAAAGCGATGATAAGATTTCAAATAGGAAAACATACCTACCTGAGATTTAATATAATGACTAATTTGTAAAAAACGTTCTAAATCAAAAGGTTTATCGCTACTTGTGTACATAGCAGCAATCATCATCCCTGTTCGAGAATCACTCGTTTTCCACTTTAGTTCTCTCTTCAACTGTTTATATATGCTCGTATACTGCTCTAATTTTTGTTGCAATGTAATCATAGATGCCCTCCATTTTTTGTTTTTTCTTCTCTATCATAATACGGTTCCATATTTAGGAATATCTTTTTCATATAACTGCCCTATTGATTCTTAACAATATGTTCCACATGAAGTGGCAACTGCGTCATTTTATCTTTTAAAAACTCTGGTTTTACGTTATATTCACATATTTGTTCTAAAGGTATCCATTGAAATTTATATTTTCTCCCTTCTTCTTCAAAAAGAAAAGAATCTGCTCCTTTTACTGGTAACGTAAGTAAATTGACTTCATAATACAAACTTATTTCATGGAACTGCCTTGAATCATACGTAAAGAAATTTTCTACAATCCATAAAGGTCGTTTCACTGCAACATCGACTCCAAGCTCTTCTTTTAGCTCTCTTTTTATTGCTACTTCACTCGTCTCTAGCAATTGTACGCGACCACCTGGTACATACCAGAAATCTTCTCCCTCATTTTGAAGCATTAAAATTTTATTATCATGTTTACATATTGCACCAACTCTATAATTAAAACATGATTGATTGACTTGAAATGTAAGATCCATGATAATCCCCTCTTCATATTATGTTAGATTGAAAAATTACTATATTTTATTTACATTGTCCCTTACTCGCAATCATGATGGACAATACTCCATTGATTCCTAAAAAAATTACAACGCCAACACATACGCAAACATATAAATCACATGTCACGGAGAATTTGTGCTATAAATGAGTGCTGGAATGATAATAAGAGCTATCAGAAAGAAAACAATACCGAAAATATCCACTTATTCCTTTTGTAACGTTTCTTTCATCTTTATTAAGTAAGGAAATGATTCTAAATAGAATCCACTGAACACTCGGTGTACTTGCTGGAATATGTACCGGTTTATTTCCATGTAATGTATTTATTATCCCTTATTTCAATTGAGGGAGCGCTTCCTCTTCAAAAATATGATTCTTATTCGTTAAAATAACGCCGCCCCAATCTGTTTTAGGTATAAAAAACATTTTTGCATGTGAATTCGGTGTTAAACCTGAATGCCGTATCACTTTCTCTTCAGAATGTGAATTGGTAATTCTTACTCCTAGTCCGTAGTAAAGTGTTTCACCCATTCGAA
The window above is part of the Bacillus cytotoxicus NVH 391-98 genome. Proteins encoded here:
- a CDS encoding DUF4003 domain-containing protein, which codes for MITLQQKLEQYTSIYKQLKRELKWKTSDSRTGMMIAAMYTSSDKPFDLERFLQISHYIKSQVGMFSYLKSYHRFVVAATLDIHFTHYKTAFQQFLDLYERFIASGFSRSIFTYLAAATLLPDDREQYEARIQRSVKVYKRMKEDHFFLTSTSDYPLAVLLAGQQEEIGPLMDRVERLYQKLATSGLRKGNALQFLSHILSLKKDIREDMLVARCTNIWNLFKQEKVKVKQMHYPAIGLLALLEDGEKEVSSIRTFMEKLQGDKLFRWQTDTNILIAIQLFVSQKGMEHQAANTGLQTMIEILIQAQQAAVIAAISASTAATSASSNS
- a CDS encoding NUDIX hydrolase; this encodes MDLTFQVNQSCFNYRVGAICKHDNKILMLQNEGEDFWYVPGGRVQLLETSEVAIKRELKEELGVDVAVKRPLWIVENFFTYDSRQFHEISLYYEVNLLTLPVKGADSFLFEEEGRKYKFQWIPLEQICEYNVKPEFLKDKMTQLPLHVEHIVKNQ
- a CDS encoding serine hydrolase, which translates into the protein MNLYMSLHVRMGETLYYGLGVRITNSHSEEKVIRHSGLTPNSHAKMFFIPKTDWGGVILTNKNHIFEEEALPQLK